From Pseudovibrio sp. Tun.PSC04-5.I4, a single genomic window includes:
- a CDS encoding NADH:ubiquinone reductase (Na(+)-transporting) subunit D, with amino-acid sequence MAGSDKSMLLDPLIDNNPITLQVLGICSALAVTSSLKVAMVMAIAVTLVTAFSNFFISLLRNQIPSSIRIIVQMVIIASLVIVVDQILKAYLYEISKTLSVFVGLIITNCIVMGRAEAYAMKNPPIPSFLDGIGNGLGYSLILLLVGVIRELFGVGSLFGVQILETVNNGGWYVPNGLLLLPPSAFFVIGLLIWGFRTWKPAQVEKVEYEIMAEEGAH; translated from the coding sequence ATGGCTGGTTCCGATAAGTCCATGCTTCTCGATCCTTTGATCGATAACAACCCGATCACGCTTCAGGTTCTTGGTATATGTTCCGCTCTTGCGGTAACGTCTTCTTTGAAAGTAGCCATGGTGATGGCGATTGCGGTGACGCTGGTAACGGCGTTCTCCAACTTCTTTATCTCCCTGCTGCGTAATCAGATCCCGTCTTCCATCCGCATTATCGTGCAGATGGTGATCATCGCGTCCCTCGTGATTGTGGTGGACCAGATCCTCAAGGCGTATCTCTATGAGATCTCCAAGACACTTTCCGTGTTTGTGGGCCTGATCATCACCAACTGTATCGTGATGGGCCGTGCAGAAGCCTACGCCATGAAAAACCCACCAATCCCGTCCTTCCTGGATGGTATCGGCAATGGTCTGGGGTACTCCCTGATCCTGCTGCTGGTTGGTGTTATTCGTGAGCTGTTTGGTGTTGGTTCTCTGTTTGGAGTGCAGATTCTGGAGACCGTAAATAACGGTGGCTGGTATGTACCAAACGGATTGCTGCTTCTGCCGCCTTCTGCGTTCTTTGTGATCGGCTTGCTGATCTGGGGTTTCCGTACATGGAAGCCTGCTCAGGTTGAAAAAGTCGAATACGAGATCATGGCTGAAGAGGGAGCGCACTAA
- a CDS encoding NADH:ubiquinone reductase (Na(+)-transporting) subunit B, producing the protein MSLRDKIDSIAPLFEKGGKYEKFYAIYEMVDTFIYTPKTVTSVAPHARDHADLKRVMTYVVLATIPAILFGMYNTGLQTNAALASMGITEPAGWRAFILSLLGIGFNPDNYFANVAHGALYFLPIYIVTLGVGGMFEVIFATVRGHEVNEGFFVSSMLYTLILPASTPLWQVGLGIAFGVVIGKEVFGGTGKNFLNPALVGRAFLYFAYPAAMSGDSVWTPVDGFSGATALGVAAADGMQALANNGITWMSSFVGTIQGSFGETSTISITLGGIFLVVTGIANYRLIVGCLAGMIGFTLLLNAVGSSTNPMFAMPWYWHLVTGGFMFGLVFMVTEPVTAAMTNPGRYIYGVLIGVMCILIRVINPAFPEGMMLAILFGNIFAPLIDYFVVKANITRRMKRHA; encoded by the coding sequence GTGAGCTTGCGCGATAAGATTGATAGCATTGCGCCGCTCTTTGAAAAGGGCGGCAAATACGAGAAGTTCTACGCCATCTATGAGATGGTGGACACTTTCATCTACACACCAAAAACAGTGACCAGCGTTGCCCCACATGCTCGTGACCATGCTGACCTGAAGCGTGTCATGACCTATGTGGTGCTGGCAACGATCCCTGCGATTCTGTTTGGTATGTACAACACTGGCCTGCAGACAAATGCAGCGCTCGCTTCCATGGGCATTACTGAGCCTGCTGGTTGGCGTGCGTTTATTCTATCCCTGCTAGGCATTGGCTTTAACCCTGACAACTACTTCGCAAACGTTGCTCACGGGGCCTTGTACTTCCTGCCGATTTATATCGTAACGCTTGGCGTTGGCGGTATGTTTGAGGTGATCTTTGCCACGGTACGCGGGCATGAAGTCAACGAAGGGTTCTTCGTTTCTTCCATGCTCTACACGCTGATCCTGCCAGCTTCCACGCCGTTGTGGCAGGTTGGTCTCGGTATCGCGTTTGGTGTGGTCATTGGTAAAGAAGTCTTTGGTGGTACTGGCAAGAACTTCCTCAACCCGGCTCTTGTTGGTCGTGCGTTCCTGTACTTCGCTTATCCGGCAGCAATGTCCGGTGACTCGGTCTGGACGCCGGTAGATGGGTTCTCCGGTGCGACTGCGCTGGGTGTTGCCGCTGCTGACGGTATGCAGGCGTTGGCAAACAACGGCATTACATGGATGAGTTCTTTCGTAGGAACCATTCAAGGGTCCTTTGGCGAGACATCGACCATCTCGATTACGCTCGGTGGCATCTTCCTTGTTGTGACCGGTATTGCCAACTATCGCCTGATTGTTGGCTGTCTGGCTGGCATGATCGGCTTTACGTTGTTGCTGAATGCCGTTGGCTCTTCAACCAATCCAATGTTTGCAATGCCTTGGTACTGGCATCTGGTCACTGGTGGCTTCATGTTTGGCCTCGTGTTCATGGTAACTGAGCCAGTAACCGCTGCGATGACCAATCCGGGCCGTTACATCTACGGTGTTTTGATTGGTGTGATGTGCATTCTCATTCGTGTCATCAACCCAGCCTTCCCAGAAGGCATGATGCTGGCAATTCTGTTTGGCAACATCTTCGCGCCGCTCATCGACTACTTCGTTGTGAAGGCGAACATCACACGGAGGATGAAGCGCCATGCCTAA
- a CDS encoding FAD:protein FMN transferase has translation MRFLVTALVLLFVTACVPNENSRDEIVLAGKTMGTTYNVKAIKGSSKATQKDLQEQVDEALLAVNKAMSNWDKASEVSRFNKSTSTEWTPISRDFSIVMREALRIHNQTGGRFDVTLAPLIELWGFGPKQDTPPEPDPIEVREALASVGMSTMLEFETDPPALRKVNPDTAVNLSAIAKGFGVDKVALVLEQNGINEYLVEIGGDLVTKGNNSKNEPWAVGIEKPDSTTRTVQQIVRVSDKGLATSGDYRNYKEVEGKRLSHILDAVTGRPIDHKLASVTVIADSAMRADGLATALFAMGDERGMALAEREGMAVFFIVRENNRFITRSSSAFRKFEQSAKN, from the coding sequence ATGCGCTTCCTCGTTACAGCTCTTGTACTTCTTTTCGTTACGGCTTGTGTTCCTAACGAAAACAGCAGAGATGAGATCGTTCTCGCTGGTAAGACGATGGGCACGACATACAATGTCAAAGCCATCAAGGGATCTTCCAAAGCCACACAAAAAGACCTGCAAGAGCAGGTGGACGAAGCACTCCTAGCAGTCAACAAGGCAATGTCCAACTGGGATAAAGCCTCGGAAGTCAGCCGTTTCAACAAGTCCACCAGCACAGAATGGACACCAATTTCGCGTGACTTCAGCATTGTCATGCGGGAAGCATTGCGTATTCATAATCAAACTGGTGGTCGTTTCGATGTAACTTTAGCACCGCTCATTGAGCTTTGGGGCTTTGGACCGAAACAGGATACGCCTCCAGAGCCGGATCCAATTGAAGTCAGGGAAGCCCTCGCTTCTGTCGGCATGAGCACCATGCTCGAATTTGAGACAGATCCCCCTGCCCTACGCAAAGTCAATCCAGACACCGCTGTCAACCTGTCCGCCATTGCCAAAGGCTTCGGCGTTGACAAAGTTGCCCTTGTTCTAGAACAAAACGGCATCAACGAGTATCTGGTCGAAATCGGCGGAGATCTTGTCACAAAAGGCAATAACTCGAAAAATGAGCCGTGGGCCGTAGGAATTGAAAAACCGGATTCCACGACGAGAACAGTTCAACAAATCGTCAGAGTAAGCGACAAAGGCCTTGCAACCTCTGGCGACTACCGCAACTACAAGGAGGTGGAGGGCAAACGTCTCTCACACATTCTTGATGCGGTAACAGGCCGTCCAATCGACCATAAGCTTGCATCAGTGACCGTAATTGCCGACAGTGCCATGCGTGCTGACGGACTTGCGACGGCACTGTTTGCCATGGGAGACGAACGCGGCATGGCATTAGCTGAACGAGAAGGCATGGCGGTCTTCTTCATCGTACGAGAGAATAACCGCTTCATCACACGCTCATCCAGCGCGTTTCGGAAATTTGAGCAGTCTGCAAAAAACTAA
- the nqrF gene encoding NADH:ubiquinone reductase (Na(+)-transporting) subunit F, translating into MEEFAAGISLFTVIVFALVIIILAARKKLVAAGNVNIIINGEKTISVPAGGKLLNVLSDQKIFVPSACGGGGTCAQCRVKIHDGGGSILATEEGHITKREARDGDRLSCQVAVKQDMKIEVPEEVFGVKKWECTVRSNNNVATFIKELVLELPTGENVDFRAGGYIQIECPPYAIDFKDFHIDEEYRGDWDHFKFWDLKTKNDEQVTRAYSMANYPEEQGIIMLNVRIATPPPRTEGLNPGIMSSYIFNLKPGDKVTISGPFGEFFARDTDKEMVFVGGGAGMAPMRSHIFDQLRRLSTDRKVTFWYGARSVREMFYVEDFEMLARENPNFTWHVALSDPQDGDDWDGYTGFIHNVLFNEYLKDHVAPEDCEYYMCGPPIMNQSVINMLVDLGVEREDIMLDDFGG; encoded by the coding sequence ATGGAAGAATTTGCAGCGGGTATTTCCCTCTTTACTGTGATTGTTTTTGCCCTCGTGATCATCATTCTTGCTGCACGTAAGAAGCTGGTCGCTGCGGGTAATGTGAACATCATCATCAACGGTGAGAAGACTATTTCCGTTCCTGCGGGCGGTAAGCTTCTCAACGTATTATCTGATCAGAAGATCTTTGTGCCCTCTGCCTGTGGTGGTGGTGGGACCTGTGCTCAGTGCCGTGTGAAAATTCACGATGGTGGCGGGTCCATTCTGGCAACTGAAGAAGGCCACATCACGAAGCGCGAAGCGCGCGATGGTGATCGTCTTTCTTGTCAGGTTGCTGTGAAACAGGACATGAAGATTGAAGTTCCTGAAGAAGTGTTTGGCGTTAAAAAGTGGGAGTGTACAGTTCGCTCCAACAATAACGTTGCGACCTTCATTAAGGAGCTGGTTCTTGAGCTGCCAACTGGCGAGAATGTTGATTTCCGCGCGGGTGGTTACATTCAGATTGAATGTCCACCTTACGCGATCGACTTCAAGGACTTCCACATTGATGAAGAATACCGTGGCGATTGGGATCACTTCAAGTTCTGGGATCTGAAGACCAAGAACGACGAGCAGGTTACCCGTGCGTACTCCATGGCGAACTACCCTGAAGAGCAGGGTATCATCATGCTGAACGTGCGTATCGCGACACCTCCGCCACGGACTGAAGGGCTTAATCCGGGCATCATGTCCTCCTACATCTTTAACCTGAAGCCGGGTGATAAGGTGACGATCTCCGGTCCGTTTGGTGAGTTCTTTGCTCGCGATACGGATAAGGAAATGGTGTTTGTAGGTGGTGGTGCTGGTATGGCACCGATGCGCTCGCACATCTTTGACCAGCTTCGCCGCTTGTCTACAGATCGTAAAGTTACCTTCTGGTACGGCGCGCGTTCAGTCCGCGAAATGTTCTACGTTGAAGATTTCGAAATGCTGGCTCGCGAAAACCCGAACTTCACATGGCATGTGGCTCTTTCTGATCCGCAAGATGGTGATGACTGGGATGGTTACACCGGGTTCATTCACAACGTGCTCTTCAATGAGTACCTGAAGGACCATGTAGCTCCAGAAGATTGCGAGTACTACATGTGTGGCCCTCCAATAATGAACCAATCCGTGATCAACATGCTAGTTGATCTCGGCGTGGAACGTGAAGACATCATGCTGGATGATTTCGGCGGTTAA
- a CDS encoding Na(+)-translocating NADH-quinone reductase subunit C, whose product MPNAQSNSAAPTGLWARFNAMPLDSAPRTITVAVVLCLFCSMIVSGAAVMLKPQQEINKTLDKKTNILKVAGLYQEGVDVEKAFATFEPRLVDMETGKFSTAADVATYDQRRAAKDPAQSLVLENDPASVKRKAKLASVYLTRDASGGIERIILPVHGYGLWSTLYGFIALNADGNEVYGLRFYEHAETPGLGAEVDNPKWMAQWPGKLVYGEDGNVLIGVGKSAPAGVDASKYHIDAIAGATLTSRGVDNLVKFWMGEQGFKTFLDNLKKGEA is encoded by the coding sequence ATGCCTAATGCACAGTCTAACAGCGCAGCACCAACAGGGCTTTGGGCACGCTTTAATGCGATGCCTCTGGACTCTGCGCCGCGTACAATCACAGTTGCAGTTGTTCTTTGTCTTTTCTGTTCGATGATTGTTTCTGGCGCTGCGGTGATGTTGAAGCCTCAGCAGGAAATCAACAAGACGCTGGATAAAAAGACCAACATCTTAAAAGTTGCGGGCCTTTACCAGGAGGGCGTTGACGTAGAAAAGGCGTTTGCAACATTTGAGCCGCGTCTCGTCGATATGGAAACCGGCAAATTCTCGACAGCTGCTGATGTTGCAACATACGATCAGCGCAGAGCCGCCAAGGATCCTGCACAGAGCCTTGTTCTGGAAAACGATCCGGCAAGCGTTAAGCGTAAAGCAAAACTGGCTTCCGTTTACCTGACCCGTGATGCGTCTGGCGGTATTGAGCGTATCATCCTGCCTGTTCATGGTTACGGTCTTTGGTCTACGCTTTACGGTTTCATCGCACTGAACGCTGATGGCAACGAAGTGTACGGCCTGCGCTTTTATGAGCATGCCGAGACTCCGGGCCTGGGCGCTGAGGTGGATAATCCAAAATGGATGGCACAGTGGCCGGGTAAGCTGGTTTACGGCGAAGACGGTAATGTTTTGATTGGTGTTGGCAAATCTGCACCTGCGGGCGTTGATGCAAGCAAATACCACATTGATGCGATTGCCGGTGCGACGCTTACATCTCGCGGTGTCGATAACCTCGTCAAATTCTGGATGGGCGAGCAGGGCTTCAAGACCTTCCTCGACAATCTGAAAAAAGGAGAGGCGTAA
- the nqrM gene encoding (Na+)-NQR maturation NqrM — MATFIIAFIVLILIVAGMAIGAVFRNKPITGSCGGLNAIEGADHCVVCKREIDPNSPLREKLQPCKRKRAMEEQSAV; from the coding sequence ATGGCAACTTTCATCATCGCATTTATCGTGTTGATCCTCATTGTCGCTGGAATGGCAATAGGTGCTGTCTTCAGAAACAAGCCAATCACAGGCAGTTGTGGCGGCCTAAATGCAATTGAAGGCGCTGACCATTGTGTGGTTTGCAAACGCGAAATCGATCCAAACAGCCCACTCCGTGAAAAGCTTCAGCCATGTAAGCGGAAGCGGGCCATGGAAGAGCAAAGCGCAGTATAA
- a CDS encoding isochorismatase family protein, translating to MTHNTALLIIACQNDHFPGGKFELPKQMEAAGNIVQLLKDARQHHEFVIHIKHVYKDPNSPYMAEGSFGAEINKMVTPKAEEAIVTKYNFNSFEGTNLKFLLDDHKIDDLVICGSMTQYCIVETARTTLELGYPVTVVYDACAASCMEFRGREVSVDDVQASIMASLIFANASVLSTDEFLILPH from the coding sequence ATGACGCATAACACTGCTCTGCTTATCATTGCTTGCCAGAATGACCATTTTCCGGGTGGGAAATTTGAGCTGCCCAAGCAGATGGAAGCAGCCGGAAATATTGTCCAGTTGCTTAAAGATGCAAGGCAACACCACGAGTTCGTCATTCACATCAAGCACGTCTATAAAGACCCAAATTCTCCCTATATGGCGGAGGGGTCCTTCGGTGCGGAGATCAACAAAATGGTCACGCCCAAAGCTGAAGAAGCTATTGTCACTAAATACAATTTCAATAGCTTTGAAGGGACGAACCTAAAGTTTCTTCTGGACGATCATAAAATTGATGATCTGGTGATCTGCGGGTCGATGACCCAGTACTGCATTGTCGAGACAGCACGAACCACCTTGGAACTAGGGTATCCAGTGACGGTCGTCTATGATGCTTGTGCTGCGAGTTGCATGGAGTTCCGCGGGAGAGAAGTCTCGGTTGATGATGTTCAGGCCTCCATTATGGCATCCCTGATTTTTGCCAATGCCAGCGTGCTTTCTACCGATGAGTTTTTGATCCTTCCGCATTAA
- the nqrE gene encoding NADH:ubiquinone reductase (Na(+)-transporting) subunit E → MEGLVSLFVKAIFIENLALSFFLGMCTFLAVSKKVETALGLGISVVAVQAITVPINNLLYSTLLNDGALAWAGLGGVDLRFLGLISYIGVIAAVVQILEMFLDRYVPALYNALGIFLPLITVNCAIMGGSLFMVERDYNFAEASVYGVSSGIGWALAITAMAGVREKLKYSDVPEGLRGLGITFITAGLMAMGFMAFSGVKL, encoded by the coding sequence ATGGAAGGTTTGGTCTCTCTCTTTGTCAAGGCGATCTTTATTGAGAACCTTGCACTCTCCTTCTTCCTTGGAATGTGTACATTCCTTGCGGTTTCCAAGAAGGTCGAAACGGCTCTTGGTCTTGGCATTTCCGTTGTTGCGGTTCAGGCGATTACTGTTCCAATCAACAACCTGCTGTACTCCACTTTGCTGAACGATGGCGCGTTGGCGTGGGCTGGTTTGGGAGGCGTGGATCTGCGCTTTCTCGGCTTGATCTCCTACATCGGTGTAATCGCGGCTGTGGTGCAGATTTTGGAAATGTTCCTCGATCGCTACGTCCCTGCGCTTTACAATGCTCTGGGTATCTTTTTGCCGCTGATCACCGTGAACTGCGCCATCATGGGTGGTTCATTGTTCATGGTGGAACGTGACTACAACTTTGCTGAGGCCTCCGTTTACGGTGTGTCCTCCGGTATTGGTTGGGCGTTGGCGATTACTGCAATGGCTGGTGTGCGCGAGAAGCTGAAATACTCTGATGTTCCTGAGGGGCTTCGAGGTCTTGGCATTACCTTTATTACTGCTGGTTTGATGGCTATGGGTTTCATGGCTTTCTCCGGCGTGAAACTGTAA
- a CDS encoding Na(+)-translocating NADH-quinone reductase subunit A codes for MKITKGLDLPITGAPNQEIHKGQMVRRVAVNGGDYNGLKPRMLVAEGDRVVKGQPLFVDKRSPEINYVAPGAGVIEAVNRGARRVLETITIKLDEGDEQQVSFSKFENSALATLDASVIREQLAKSGLWTSFRTRPYSKVPVFETQPRSIFVTAMDTNPLAADAGVIINANAGAFEAGLHVVSKLTDGRTFVCHSPKDQLPGAALAGVQMESFEGKHPAGNAGTHVHFLDPVNENKTVWTIGYQDVIAIGNLFLTGELDVSRCVSIAGPMATKPRLVTTRIGADLGDLLAGEMDKNTPVRVVSGSVLSGTIAVDQFAFLGRYHTQVTLMEEDHKQDVVGWVRPFMTKWSNLNVHPSGFFRDKLKFPFGTNKNGSIRAIVPLGTYEKVMPLDILPTQLLRSLMVLDTDTAQKLGALELDEEDLALCTFICHSKNEYGAALRANLEKIEKEG; via the coding sequence ATGAAGATTACAAAAGGATTGGATCTGCCAATTACAGGCGCTCCGAACCAAGAGATCCACAAGGGTCAGATGGTTCGTCGTGTTGCTGTGAATGGTGGGGATTACAATGGTTTGAAGCCTCGGATGCTGGTCGCTGAAGGCGATCGCGTCGTAAAAGGTCAACCGCTTTTCGTCGATAAACGCTCTCCTGAAATCAACTATGTTGCTCCAGGTGCTGGTGTTATCGAGGCAGTCAATCGTGGTGCGCGTCGCGTACTGGAAACCATCACCATCAAACTTGACGAGGGTGACGAACAGCAAGTTTCCTTCTCGAAGTTTGAAAATAGTGCTTTGGCAACTCTTGATGCTTCCGTCATTCGTGAGCAACTTGCCAAATCTGGGCTTTGGACGAGCTTCCGCACTCGCCCATACTCAAAAGTTCCGGTTTTTGAAACGCAGCCGCGTTCGATCTTCGTAACTGCGATGGACACCAACCCGCTCGCTGCGGATGCTGGTGTGATCATCAATGCGAATGCAGGCGCTTTCGAAGCTGGTTTGCATGTTGTTTCCAAGTTGACCGATGGCCGGACATTCGTTTGTCACAGCCCTAAAGATCAGCTTCCGGGCGCAGCACTTGCTGGCGTTCAGATGGAAAGTTTTGAAGGTAAGCATCCAGCAGGCAATGCGGGTACTCACGTTCACTTCCTCGATCCGGTGAATGAAAACAAGACAGTCTGGACCATCGGATATCAGGACGTGATTGCCATCGGTAATCTGTTCCTGACGGGTGAGCTGGATGTTTCCCGTTGCGTTTCGATTGCAGGGCCAATGGCGACTAAACCACGCCTTGTAACCACGCGCATTGGTGCAGACCTTGGTGACCTACTTGCTGGTGAGATGGACAAAAACACTCCAGTTCGTGTTGTTTCCGGCTCAGTATTGTCTGGCACCATTGCTGTTGATCAGTTTGCCTTCCTTGGGCGTTACCACACACAGGTAACTCTGATGGAAGAGGACCATAAGCAAGATGTCGTTGGTTGGGTTCGCCCATTCATGACGAAGTGGTCCAATCTCAATGTGCATCCTTCCGGTTTCTTCCGCGACAAGCTGAAGTTTCCGTTTGGTACCAACAAGAACGGTTCCATCCGCGCAATCGTTCCGCTTGGCACCTATGAAAAGGTTATGCCGCTCGACATTCTTCCAACTCAGTTGCTCCGATCCCTGATGGTTCTGGATACAGACACCGCGCAAAAGCTTGGCGCTCTTGAGCTGGACGAAGAAGATTTGGCGCTGTGCACGTTCATCTGCCATTCCAAGAATGAATACGGAGCTGCGTTGCGTGCAAATCTTGAAAAAATCGAGAAAGAGGGCTAA
- a CDS encoding DEAD/DEAH box helicase has protein sequence MTIPEGVAPALSKALEKREYTSLTPVQAAVLDPELKGKDLLVSAQTGSGKTVAFGIAMAPELLGTEERMERAKKPLALCVAPTRELALQVSRELEWLYGEAGARITTCVGGMDMRRERRELSGGAHIVVGTPGRLRDHIERGSFDTSSLRTVVLDEADEMLDLGFREDLEFILGAAPEERRTMLFSATVPAPIETLAKRFQRDAKRISTVTNREQHADIEYRAMQVAPNDRENAIINVLRFYESQNTLIFCGTREMVKHLSARLGNRGFAVVALSGELSQTERNHALGAMRNGRARVCVATDVAARGIDLPNLDLVIHADLPNNSDTLLHRSGRTGRAGRKGVCTLIVPHTRRRSATRLLSFAKVKAEWDSAPTAQEIRDRDRDRILASTDLQELPAEEDLPMIKDLLEKFSAEQIAAAYMRQIHKGLPAPEELLASSKFDPERDVKPRKEFGEGIWFRLNVGRKHNAEPRWLLPMICRAGHIAKKDIGSIRIFDADSRFELDPKLADKFMEVVKENGTGEKSITITRIDGNPERSGSGGGGGRPAGGGNKRNFRGGGGGGGGGYRGEGKPAGEGKPGGEGRAPNRGNRDGGGYRGGEGRGRSEGKPGGGKSFRGKPGGE, from the coding sequence ATGACGATACCTGAAGGGGTTGCCCCAGCGCTGTCCAAAGCTTTGGAAAAGCGCGAATACACGTCTCTTACACCAGTTCAAGCAGCTGTTCTCGATCCGGAACTTAAAGGCAAAGACCTTTTGGTATCCGCGCAGACCGGTTCCGGTAAAACCGTAGCATTTGGCATAGCCATGGCTCCGGAACTCCTTGGAACTGAAGAGCGGATGGAGCGGGCCAAAAAACCTCTCGCACTATGTGTCGCTCCAACCCGCGAACTTGCCCTACAGGTGAGCCGCGAATTGGAATGGCTTTATGGCGAAGCTGGCGCACGTATCACCACATGTGTTGGTGGTATGGATATGCGCCGCGAACGCCGTGAGCTCTCCGGTGGCGCACATATCGTAGTCGGCACACCTGGCCGTCTACGTGACCACATTGAGCGTGGCTCTTTTGATACATCCTCACTTCGCACAGTCGTCCTCGACGAAGCTGACGAAATGCTGGATTTGGGCTTCCGTGAAGATCTGGAGTTTATCCTGGGCGCAGCCCCGGAAGAACGCCGTACAATGCTCTTTTCTGCAACTGTTCCAGCACCGATCGAGACACTAGCAAAGCGTTTCCAACGCGATGCAAAACGTATCTCTACTGTGACTAATCGCGAACAGCACGCAGACATCGAATACCGTGCAATGCAAGTTGCACCAAATGACCGCGAAAACGCGATCATCAACGTCCTTCGCTTCTACGAATCCCAAAACACTCTCATTTTCTGTGGCACTCGCGAAATGGTGAAACACCTTTCTGCGCGTCTCGGAAACCGTGGTTTTGCTGTAGTTGCCCTATCTGGTGAGTTGAGCCAGACAGAACGTAACCACGCCCTTGGCGCTATGCGTAATGGCCGTGCTCGCGTTTGTGTGGCAACCGATGTTGCAGCCCGCGGCATTGATTTGCCGAACCTTGATCTTGTGATCCACGCTGATCTGCCAAACAACTCAGATACACTTCTGCACCGCTCAGGCCGTACTGGCCGCGCAGGTCGTAAGGGTGTTTGTACTCTGATTGTGCCGCACACACGTCGTCGTTCAGCAACACGCCTGCTTAGCTTTGCTAAGGTAAAAGCAGAATGGGACTCAGCTCCTACTGCTCAAGAAATTCGTGACCGTGATCGGGATCGTATCCTTGCTTCAACAGATCTTCAGGAGCTTCCGGCTGAAGAAGATTTGCCGATGATCAAGGATCTGCTGGAAAAATTCTCAGCAGAACAGATCGCAGCAGCTTACATGCGTCAGATCCACAAAGGTCTGCCTGCACCAGAAGAATTGCTTGCAAGCTCCAAGTTCGATCCAGAACGCGATGTGAAGCCACGCAAAGAATTTGGTGAAGGCATTTGGTTCCGTCTGAACGTTGGCCGCAAACACAATGCAGAACCTCGCTGGCTTCTGCCAATGATCTGCCGTGCAGGTCATATCGCGAAAAAAGACATCGGCTCTATCCGTATCTTTGATGCTGATAGCCGCTTCGAACTTGATCCAAAACTCGCTGATAAGTTCATGGAAGTTGTCAAAGAAAACGGGACTGGTGAAAAATCAATCACCATCACTCGCATCGACGGCAACCCAGAACGCAGCGGTAGCGGTGGTGGCGGCGGTCGTCCAGCCGGCGGCGGTAACAAGCGCAACTTCCGCGGTGGTGGCGGCGGCGGCGGCGGCGGATACCGCGGCGAAGGCAAACCAGCTGGTGAAGGCAAACCAGGCGGCGAAGGTCGCGCACCAAACCGTGGAAACCGTGATGGCGGCGGTTACCGTGGCGGTGAAGGTCGTGGACGTAGCGAAGGTAAACCAGGCGGCGGCAAAAGCTTCCGTGGTAAACCGGGCGGCGAATAG